The genomic window GATTCGCGCTATTGGTGTTTCTAACTTTTCCCGTAGCCAATTAGCAGAAGCCGCCCAGTATGGCCGCATTGATAGCTTACAACCTCCCTACTCTTTATTTTGGCGGCAAGTAGAAAAGGATGCGATGCCCTATTGTGTGGAACATAATATTTCTATCTTGGCTTATTCACCCCTAGCCCAAGGATTGTTAACAGGAAAATTTGCCCCAGGACAGCAGTTTGATCCAGCAGATAACCGCGCTAAAAATAAGTTATTTCAAGGCGAAAACTTTGAACGCGCTCAACAAGCTTTAGATAAACTGCGTCCGATAGCTGAACGCCATAATTGTACTTTGGCTCAGTTGGCTTTAGCTTGGTTAATTGCTCAACCTCAAACAAATGCGATCGCCGGGGCGCGTTATCCTGAACAAGCCAAAGACAACGCCTTAACTGCTAATGTTAAGCTTTATGCTGATGACATTGCCCAAATTGATGCGATCGGCCGCATTGTCACCGACCATCTTGATGATAGTTCCGTCATGTGGAATTGGTAAGAATTCCATGAATTTAGAACCCCGGTT from Nostoc sp. UHCC 0870 includes these protein-coding regions:
- a CDS encoding aldo/keto reductase, with the protein product MEKRRLGTSDVHITPILMGTWQAGKKMWVGIEDADSIKTIRAAFEAGMTTIDTAEVYGEGHSEQIVAEALSDVRDQVEYATKVFANHLKYDQVIEACDRSLKNLKTDYIDLYQIHWPSGSFNSQIVPIEETMNALNDLKAQGKIRAIGVSNFSRSQLAEAAQYGRIDSLQPPYSLFWRQVEKDAMPYCVEHNISILAYSPLAQGLLTGKFAPGQQFDPADNRAKNKLFQGENFERAQQALDKLRPIAERHNCTLAQLALAWLIAQPQTNAIAGARYPEQAKDNALTANVKLYADDIAQIDAIGRIVTDHLDDSSVMWNW